In Pyrus communis chromosome 11, drPyrComm1.1, whole genome shotgun sequence, the sequence gcttttcaaaatcatttcatttatgAAAAGTTCTAAGCCCTCACTATAAAaaatttcctagaaaatagaatatataaacatatatcaaATTAGGCTCAAAAATAGAATGCATCAATattatgccatgccaaatgtctCAGTATAAAACATGTAATCTAGGTGCTAAATCACAATAAAATTTCTAAATCAGTCGGAGTCATCTAACATGACCTGTGCAGCGGAATCTAGAGgtcaacaatatatatatatatctcatcaACAATATGCCTGcgcacgagtcggaaccacctaaagtggtctgtaagACAAGTTGCCTTGGATCTAAGGTgagcgaagtatcgcaagtcacctacaagtcggaaccaccaaaagtggtctgtacaacaggctggcacctaccttggatccaagatgagcgtgtggggCGCGAGAGGTGAACAATCATGTAAACGCTAGACCCTCAACTTTGGCAGAGCACTAACACCAAGGTACAGGTtaatgagctctctaaacatctcacaTAATCCTCAATTTACATACACATTTGAtaactcacctggtacttacctgagcATCCACAGCGTCAaccataaatatatgcaactactaatgcatgtatAAAATATACAAATACATGGCATGGTACTTCAAAACGTACTttcatttaaaatgattttctgggaaaaatcaagtgtatatatatatatatactgaaaccaaaagcccactcactgatatgtcgGAGGAGCGTAGCCACCGAGCCTCGATTGAATACGTTCGTCCTCAGAATATgcctcacctatatgtgaaacaactatataaatgtcaatttaatacacaaaaacaaaactaggtaataacttctcatacaatgctcaaatggggtgtttgaatataccaacgtgatctactcaacctcacgaacaaccctatatttttagaaaaaatttctgaacaaccacgcgcccccacgcgcagccACTTGCCTGGCACGCTTAACGAAAAAGTTAACGCCTtaaagaatattccgttaaaaattAGCATATTCCATTAAAACTAACATAACGCCGTTAGAATATTTCGTTAAccttgacagaatattccgtcgtcttcaaCCTTGGTTCGCCGGGGACTGTCGTTGTCGCCGGAAaatggaaaaacttcaaaccttaatatcttcttcatttcccaaccaaaatccatgaaatttgtctCAAATTAAAGCTTACAACGAGAAGAACAAAATCTTACCAATTTCAAGCCCTGAAatccacggaatctcgccggagaaCCCTTGATAATCCGGCCAAACGCAACTTCCCGACATCGAAAACACCTCGTTTTTTCTTCTCCGAGCTTCGTGAGAGTGTTCTAAAGCTTCATATAATCTTAGAATCTTCCAAAAACTTCacatttacgtgtgcatgaacagtacctcaAATCGGAAGCTATGGTACTCAGGTTTTTCGACAGCTTCACGTCCTAAAATTGTTATAGATGAGATCGTATGGTTACGAGGAATACGAATATGGCATCAAAAACCTCGATCCATGATGTTTGAAAGGTTGTTTCGGGTTGTCCGTACAGGTTGCACGGAAAGGCAGAAAAATccgagagggaggagagagagtcaACGGAAGTGAAAGAAATAGTGTGAGTGTGTGGTCCAAATTTGGGCATCCAATcacaacaaacaaaaccaaacaacCACACAAAACGTCCAAGGGCAATTTCGTCTTTTCACACCTGTGATAAAATATTttggaacgggctgtcacaatttACCCACCTTATGAAAAATTTGTCCCGAAATTTCATACAGTAAAACACAACCACTAATAATCATAAAATAGTCGtggatacaaatctctcatctgGTCATTCGTCTCCCAAGTAGCCTCTTCCACTAAGTGATTTCTccacaaaattttcaccaaacGCACTGTCTTATTTCTCAGATTCTTAGCTTTCCAATCCAGAATAGTCACTGgctcctcatcataagtcaaatccagATTAATTTCTAGAGGTTGAGGGGTAATCACATCCGATGGATCTGAAACATAATGACGAAGCATGGAAACATGGAACACATCATGCATTTTAGACAACTCTGGAGGCAACAAAAGCTTGTAAGCAACTTCACCGACTCGTTCGGTGATCCGATATAGTCCGATGTACCTAGGACTTagcttacctttctttccaaaccgtaccacacctctccacggtgataACTTTAAAAATACCCAATCACCAACTTTATACACCTTATCAGTGGCATGTCTATCTGTTAAGCTCTTCTGTTGATCCTGGGTTGCTTttaggttagacttaattacttgaatgttttgagtagtctcctctaCTATCTTAGGgcccactaaaactctttcaCCAATCTCTGACCAACATAAAGGTGTACGATAAGATTTGCCATAaagtgcctcaaatggtgccataCCAATACTCGAATGAtagttgttgttgtaggcaaatttcattaaatccaacctctgatgccaagcgtcaccaaactgtAACACTGAAGATCTTAGCATATCCTCAAACGTCTGAATTGCCCTCTCTGATTGTCCAtctgtttgaggatgatatgtTGTACTACAAAATAATCTTGAACCAAGAGCCTCTTAGAATGCTACCCAGAACTTAGAAGTAAATCtaggatcacgatccgagacaatactaaTTGGAACTCCATGGTACTTTACAATCTTCGATATGAATAATTCAGGTAATCGGTTTAGAGAATGCTTCTCCCTCACATGAATAAAATGCGCTGATTTGGAAAACCGATTAACTATCACCCAAATTCCATCATAACCATTCTGTGTAtgaggaagcttgtacacaaaatccatagtaatatcttcccatttccactaTGGAACGGGAAGGGGATGcatcaacccaaacggcttcttcctttcagctttaacttgctgacaaatggCACACCTACTCATATACTCAACAATCTttctcttcatacccggccaataataaaatggtcgaacgGTATGTTACATTTTAGTACCTCTAGGATGCATTGCATATGTCGAAATATGCGCTTCatccaaaatttctttctttaattctaTATTATTCGACACATATATTCTCCCTTCTTACATAAGCATGCCATCAGACTCTCGAATCTTgaagtctttcttcttcccccgATTCCTTGCTTGGATTATTTCCTGGGTCTCTTCATCATTTATCTGAGCTTCTAACACTCGATCAATTAATATTGGTCTAACTTGGAAACTAGCAAGTAAAGCTTATTCTCTTGCGTCTACCCCTAACTTCACTCCAGTGGACCTCAAATCAACAAGAAGAGGAACTTCGAAAGTATAAGTGGCATTAAGTCTAACTGGAGTCTTCctactaagtgcatcagccaccacatttgcacgaccagggtgatactcaatcgtgcagtcataatcactTAGCAACTTAATCCACCTTCGCTGccgaagattaagatccctctgaGTAAAAAGATACTGGAGACTTTTGTGATCCGTAAAAATCTTACATATGTAACCATAAAGATAATGTTTCCAaatcttcaaagcaaagatGATGGCTGCTAATTCCAGATCATGAGTAGGGTAGTTCATCTCATAAGGCTTTAATTAatgtgaagcataagcaatcaccctatcatgctgcatcaatacacaacctagaccattcaaggaagcatcactgtAAACCTCAAAATTACCATTATCATCTGGGAGTGCTacaacaggtgcatgagtgagataATACTTCAACTGCCAAAAACTTTGCCcacaattatcatcccactcaaatttaaccgCTTTTCCAGtcaacctcgtcagtggcaaagCAATGACTGAAAAGTCATTAAAACACCGTCTGTAATATCCTGCTAAGCTAAGAAAACTCTATACCTCAGTGACGGTTTGAGGTTGCTCCCAATTCTCCACCGCTGCTACCTTTCGAGGATCCACCTGAATACCTTAAGCAGATATAACgtgtcccaaaaatgccacttgattcAACCAAAATTGGCATTTGCTACCATACAATCGATGTTCCCTCAATCTTTTCagcaccaaagtaagatgtcgaacatgttCTGATTTAGACTTAGAATATACTAGAAtgtcatcaataaaaacaaTGACAAACCTGTCTAGATATGGCTAGAACACTCGATTCATCTAGTCCATAAAAGCTACTGGTGCATTAATTATtccgaatggcatcaccaaaaACTCATAATAACCATAGCAAGTCCTGAAAGCTGTCTTAGGGACATCCTCACTACTGATCTTCAACTGGTAATAACCAGACCTTAAATCAATCTTAGAAAACACACAGGCACCTcaaagctgatcaaacaaatcatctataCGCCGCAATGGACAacgatttttaattgttacccgattcaattgcctgtaatcaATGCATGGCCTCAAAGTCCCGtttttcttcctcacaaataacactggagctccccaggGTGAAGTagtaggctgaataaaacctttatcaactaattcctgcaactgaattttcaattccctcaactcagcaggagccattcgataaggagtcaaagatATAGGATAtgtacctggaagcaaatcaatagtgaactccgCATCTCGGTCTGGCGGCAATCTAGGTAAATCATCAAGGAATACATCAGGAAAATGCTTGACTACTTTTACATCATCCACACTACTAGGAGCAACATCATTCAACACCATATGAGCTAAATATCCTTGGTAACCTTTCGATAACAACATTTTTGCTCTCATAGTGGAAATAACGCCATGCCTCACCCTACTTTGCTCgtccacaaaagtaacctcaggtaatccatGACGATGGAAAGTAACTGTAGAGATGTAGGATGAGGTTGcatcacttgagcaaatgtataaGAAATAActgaatgtgtagcaccacaatcaatcaatactttagcaaaataaccaaggatatgtAATATACCTATGATCAAGTTAGGATTATTCTAAGCATCTTGTAGCGTGATGTTGTGGATACGCCCCTGGGTCTGCTGTCGTCCACCACGACCTTTGGGGAGGGCGAAGCGAAGACTGAATAGCATTAGCTATAACTTCCCCTAACTGAGCAATATTAGGGAAACTAGTTTTGACGTGGCATAGTTTTGACAGAAGACATCAAAATAATTAGGAAATTCACAAAATATACATGACTGcaaacctatgctctgataccaaactgacacaccccgaccgaaatcaaggtgtGCTGGCtatcacgtgagggtgacgtagccatgtgcacagtgcgtaAGCAATAAAGATATAGGGAAATATGAGAAGATAAAAACCAACTACCAAAGTACTAGCGCGAAATTAAGTATGGAAtacacaaccagagcataagtagcctaatTTCAATCATGCCAACTAGTACTAATTAAATAACACTCAAAGATAATCCTACATTGGTAGTCTGTCAGAACTCCCTTGAAGACTTCGCAAGCCAGCAACGAGAATTCCTACTTAGAACttggaggggcacaaaacagaaagtgtgagtgggcaaaaacaaagcttttcaaaatcatttcatttctcaaaagttctaacccctcgctgtaaaacctgtaaatttttcccaaaaaatagaatatataaacatatatcaaATTAGGCTCGAAAGTAAAATGCATCAATattatgccatgccaaatgtctCAGTATAAAACATGTAATCCAGGTGCTAAATCACAATAAAAATGCTAAATCAGCCGGAGTCatctaatgtgacctgtacggcggaatctagagctcaacaatatatatatctcaTCAACAATAtgcctgcacatgagtcggaaccacctaaagtggtctgtaagacaagctgggtgtaaataaatacgctctagtgctacaatcacgtgaaggctgtgcgaagtatcgcaagtcacctacaagTCAGAACCATCAAAattggtctgtacgacaagctgtcatctaccttggatccaaggtgagcgtgtgtgGTGTGAGACGTgaacgatcacatgaaggctaggccctCAACTCTGGCGGAGCAcaaacaccggggtgcaggttaatgagctctctaaacatctcacaTAATCCTCAATTTACATACACATTCGAtaactcacctggtacttacctaagtgtccacaacatcaaccataaatatatgcaactactaatgcatgtataaaatatatgaatactGGGCATgatacttcaaaacatactttcatttaaaatgattttctaggaaaaatcaagtatatagatatatactgaaaccaaaagcccactcactgatatgtcgaAAGATCGTAGCCCTCGAGCCTCGATTGAATACACTCATCCTcaagataggtctcacctatatgcaaaacaactatataaacgtcaATTTAATACACATAAacaaactaggtaataacttctcatacaatgctcagaTGAGCCCCCACGCGTGgccacgtgcctggcacacctAATGGAAAAGTTAACGCCGtaaagaatattccgttaaaaaatAGCATATTCTGTTAAAATTAACCTCATGTcattagaatattccgttaaacttgacggaatattccgtcgtcttcaaCCTTGGTTCGCCAATGACCGTCGTCGTCACCGAAAActagaaaaacttcaaaccttaatatcttcttcatttctcaactaaaatccatgaaatttgtctCAAATTAAAGCTTACAACGagaagaacaaaaccttaccaatTTCAAGCCCTGAAATCCACAGAATCTCGCCAGAAAACCCTCGATAATCCTGCCAAACTTGGAAACTTGCCAAACTcaacttcccgacgtccaaaacacctCGTTTTTCTTCTCCGAGCTTCGTAGTGTGTTCTAAAGCTTCCTATAATCTTAGAATCTTCCAAAAACTTCacatttacgtgtgcatgaagaGTACCTCAAATCGGGTTATGGTTCTTGGGTTTTCCGACGGCTTCATGTCCTAAAATTGGTATAGATGAGATCGTATGGTTACGAGGAATACGAATATGGCATCAAAAACCTTGATCCGTGATGTTTGAAAGGTTTTTTAAGGTTGTCCGTACAGGTTGTACGGAAAGGTAGAAAAATCCGAAATGGAGGGGAGAGAGTCAACGGAAGTGAAAGAGAGGGTGTGAGTGTGTGGTCCAAATTCGGTCATCCGATCACAACAAACAAAAGCACACAACCACACAAAACGTCCAAGGGCAATTTCATCTTTTCTAGATAAAATATTTCGGAGCGGGCTGTCAcagctagcccattgtgaggctaagcccaccccctcccctttaatgtagataatatcgtttggtaaaaaattaaaaaaaaaaatcatttgacaattaatttaatcacattattatccgtgtgCAAACAatcttttttataaccagcattagacgcctcttaagatgttttgaatgtgttgaACAATAgtgaaattgaatcacattattgctagcctattatgaggtactaagtaaaataacatttaaaaaaaaaaccacaaaaaaattaataattaaaaaaacactgttaaaatgatgaaaatgcctctgccttatttgatgcattattttgggatgcctttgaagtttttgtcatgaggcatttttgtccaaatctttttgttgaagcttggtgaAACCAAAAGAACTATTCAACTTTTccattggctttatatataagacTAGCCTTCATGCAAGCACTCAAATGCATGCATAAGACATTTTTTAAATCACGGCGTACTACGCGcaacttacacattttaaatgtatttatatgagtaaattgacaaaaggaaagtcaaatatttgaagtaaatgaataattttagatcatgctagaagaaacccctcataaaccaattaaagcagctgaattcacataataaaatcagtctatataaatttacattaagaatagaaaaaaataatatagtgaattatattattactaGGCCATTGTggggctaagcccacccccctTCCCCTtactatagataatatcgtttgttttaaaaaaaaagccaaTCATTCGAcgattaatttaatcacattattatccgcgtgcagaagaccttttttataaccggcattacactcCTCTTAAGATGACGGTGTGCTACGCGTGACTTACACGTtgtaaatgtatttatatgcgtaaattgacaaaaggaaagtcaaatatttgaagtaaatgagtaattttagatcatgctagaaaaaacccctcataaactaattaaagtagctgaattaaaatcggtctctatagaatttacattaagaatagaaaaaataatatttaataaacaattgattgaatcacattattgctagcctattatgtGGCTAAGCCCACCATTTcccccttaatgtaaataatatcgtttgttaaaaaaaaaacaaaatcatttgacaattaatttaatcacattattatccgcgtgtgaaagaccttttttataaccggtatTACACgaatcttaagatgttttgaacgtatttaaaaatagagaaaataatatttaataaacaattgattgaatcacattattgctagcccattgtgagggtAAGCTTACCATAtgccccttagtgtagataacatcatttgttaaaaaaaaaaaaaacaatcatttgacaattattttaatcacattattatccgcgtacaaaaaactttttttataaccgacattacacgcctcttaagatgccGGCATGCTACGCGCTACCTAcccgttttaaatgtatttctatgcgtaaattgacaaaaggaaagtcaaatatttaaagtaaatgagtaattttagatcatgctagaaaaaacccctcataaactaattaaaacagctgaattcacataataaactcggtctctatagaatttacattaagaata encodes:
- the LOC137709055 gene encoding uncharacterized protein, which translates into the protein MLLSKGYQGYLAHMVLNDVAPSSVDDVKVVKHFPDVFLDDLPRLPPDRDAEFTIDLLPGTYPISLTPYRMAPAELRELKIQLQELVDKGFIQPTTSPWGAPVLFVRKKNGTLRPCIDYRQLNRLKISSEDVPKTAFRTCYGYYEFLVMPFGIINAPVDPRKVAAVENWEQPQTVTELKYYLTHAPVVALPDDNGNFEVYSDASLNGLGCVLMQHDRYLFTQRDLNLRQRRWIKLLSDYDCTIEYHPGRANVVADALSRKTPINDEETQEIIQARNRGKKKDFKIRESDGMLITTYHPQTDGQSERAIQTFEDMLRSSVLQFGDAWHQRLDLMKFAYNNNYHSSIGMAPFEALYGKSYRTPLCWSEIGERVLVGPKIVEETTQNIQVIKSNLKATQDQQKSLTDRHATDKVYKVGDWVFLKLSPWRGVVRFGKKGKLSPRYIGLYRITERVGEVAYKLLLPPELSKMHDVFHVSMLRHYVSDPSDVITPQPLEINLDLTYDEEPVTILDWKAKNLRNKTVRLVKILWRNHLVEEATWETNDQMRDLYPRLFYDY